The Comamonas sp. GB3 AK4-5 genome includes a region encoding these proteins:
- the tssA gene encoding type VI secretion system protein TssA, with translation MLLSTDFDDIQTARQQEDMSLDQGEWVTDRKEADLPFVVQRCIQLLQEKTKDLRLAIWLTDALTSQHGLQGLTQGYALLDALASRYWDSVHPAPEDGDMSARIGNISWFLKRTVEQLERAPLLRAGSAHISLLTWQSAVALDQAVRRNPSEASDIVRGKTTLDELERQRAQVPSSQLRALGPQLAQCRSALSAFENTLDAQLGDEAPSFAAVREMLDQLQHLVRRWGGGDEVPAGSMPAANAVQAIPQTAADTTMPATLQTSAHVHQSSHGQPHTPLTRADAIALLQQAAAFFERTEPSSPAAYMAKKAARWAQLPLHEWLKHVVKSNEELAQLEEMLGVTSHARVAPEN, from the coding sequence ATGCTGCTGAGCACGGATTTCGATGACATCCAGACGGCGCGGCAACAAGAGGACATGTCCTTGGACCAGGGCGAGTGGGTCACCGATCGTAAGGAAGCCGATTTGCCTTTTGTGGTCCAGCGCTGCATCCAGTTGCTGCAGGAGAAAACCAAGGACTTGCGCCTGGCCATCTGGCTGACCGATGCACTGACCAGCCAGCATGGTCTGCAAGGCTTGACACAGGGCTATGCCTTGCTCGATGCACTGGCCTCGCGCTATTGGGACAGCGTGCATCCGGCACCCGAAGACGGCGACATGAGCGCACGCATAGGCAATATCAGCTGGTTCCTCAAACGCACGGTGGAGCAGCTGGAACGCGCACCACTGCTGCGTGCAGGAAGCGCCCACATCAGCCTGCTCACCTGGCAAAGCGCGGTGGCACTGGATCAGGCCGTGCGCCGCAACCCATCAGAGGCCAGTGACATCGTGCGAGGCAAAACCACGCTCGATGAGCTGGAGCGCCAGCGGGCGCAGGTGCCCAGCAGCCAGTTGCGCGCCCTCGGCCCTCAATTGGCGCAATGCCGGTCAGCGCTGTCTGCCTTTGAAAACACACTGGATGCGCAATTGGGCGACGAGGCCCCCAGCTTTGCCGCCGTGCGTGAAATGCTGGACCAGCTGCAGCATCTTGTCCGCCGCTGGGGTGGCGGCGATGAAGTCCCCGCTGGCAGCATGCCCGCTGCCAACGCCGTGCAAGCCATTCCCCAGACCGCTGCAGACACCACCATGCCTGCAACCCTGCAGACCTCAGCGCATGTCCACCAGAGCAGCCACGGCCAGCCCCACACCCCGCTCACGCGGGCAGATGCCATAGCCTTGCTGCAGCAAGCCGCTGCATTCTTTGAGCGCACCGAGCCCTCCAGCCCCGCAGCCTATATGGCCAAAAAAGCGGCGCGCTGGGCCCAACTGCCCCTGCATGAATGGCTCAAACATGTGGTCAAAAGCAATGAAGAGCTAGCCCAGCTGGAAGAAATGCTCGGCGTGACCAGCCACGCCCGTGTAGCACCCGAGAACTGA
- the icmH gene encoding type IVB secretion system protein IcmH/DotU, with product MSTTAPSLLGSPSASPLPPSAGDARYGANATLLDLLYDGLVMLFLLKNNNTPSQADAFFQEMQRYLGEFERNARKYGISAEEVYAAKYAFCASVDEFILANPEAAIHVEWERRPLQLTLFGDQLAGENFFKLLEEQRALGAPRLQAMEVFHICLLLGFQGQYMLEGPEKLAYLTARLGDEIANIKGQRAAFSPHWSLPDLITHALKREAPQWVVAAVFSLIGLTAFIGLSTHLNSASRDRLSAYQDIVQLGPRQANLTISLP from the coding sequence ATGAGCACCACAGCCCCCTCTTTGCTTGGAAGCCCCTCCGCCAGCCCACTCCCTCCGTCTGCTGGTGACGCCCGCTATGGAGCGAACGCCACTCTGCTCGATTTGCTGTACGACGGGCTGGTGATGCTATTTCTACTCAAGAACAACAACACCCCTTCGCAAGCCGACGCGTTCTTCCAGGAAATGCAGCGCTACCTCGGCGAGTTTGAACGCAATGCGCGCAAATATGGAATCAGCGCCGAAGAGGTCTACGCTGCCAAGTACGCCTTTTGCGCCAGCGTTGACGAATTCATACTCGCCAACCCCGAGGCTGCCATTCACGTGGAATGGGAGCGCCGGCCACTGCAGCTGACCTTGTTCGGGGATCAACTCGCTGGCGAAAATTTCTTCAAACTTCTGGAAGAACAGCGCGCGTTGGGAGCTCCTCGCCTGCAGGCCATGGAGGTATTTCACATCTGCTTGCTACTGGGCTTCCAGGGGCAATATATGCTGGAAGGACCGGAAAAACTGGCCTATTTGACGGCCCGCCTCGGTGATGAAATCGCCAACATCAAAGGCCAGCGCGCTGCATTCTCACCCCACTGGTCGTTGCCCGACCTGATCACACACGCACTCAAACGCGAAGCGCCCCAATGGGTGGTTGCAGCCGTCTTCTCGCTGATCGGGCTCACCGCCTTCATTGGCCTGTCCACCCACCTCAATTCTGCTTCGCGTGACCGGCTTTCCGCCTACCAGGACATTGTGCAACTGGGTCCACGCCAAGCGAATTTGACGATTTCGCTGCCCTAG
- the tssK gene encoding type VI secretion system baseplate subunit TssK, whose product MSYTSKILWGEGLFLRPQHFQRQDAYHESRLHHTALSLHPYYWGVRALSFDLDALASGMLRTSQLSVIFPDGEPYSAPGADRLPPAIALDSLPSGQTEFTFYLALPPMKDLGNNSSGQSNSLANASMARYADDANSCADLFTNAVDAEVIYLRKNVRLIVDSEPRDQLVTLPVIRIRRSSAGGFEYDPSFVPPTASIEASPAIYQQLRRLLDMLQAKVNSLYGFHREPSKNIIEFRSGDVASFWLLHTANAAFATLSHLFRQPALHPERLFQELLGLAGSLMTFTKAHTLADLPTYMHDNPGPGFAALDSLLRELLDTVISTRYFAIALTETRRSFHVGHLDSGKIDDKTSFYISATSSMPAAELVEAIPMRLKVGAPDDVDKFVLSAMPGVRLGYTPQVPPAIPVQPGACYFLLDSRNPLYERMLQAQSVAIYTPNGIPDLRIELIAVTS is encoded by the coding sequence GTGAGCTACACATCCAAAATTTTATGGGGCGAGGGACTCTTTCTTCGGCCTCAGCATTTCCAGCGGCAAGACGCATACCACGAGTCCCGCTTACACCACACAGCGCTCTCACTGCACCCTTATTACTGGGGCGTGCGAGCCCTCTCTTTTGATCTTGATGCGCTTGCGAGCGGCATGTTGCGCACCTCGCAGCTTTCCGTCATTTTTCCAGATGGCGAGCCCTATTCCGCCCCTGGAGCCGACCGACTCCCTCCGGCCATTGCACTGGACTCATTACCTTCTGGCCAAACTGAATTCACGTTCTATCTTGCACTGCCCCCCATGAAAGACCTTGGCAACAACAGCAGTGGACAGTCCAACAGCCTTGCCAATGCAAGCATGGCCCGCTACGCCGATGACGCAAACAGTTGCGCAGACCTTTTTACCAACGCTGTCGACGCAGAAGTGATCTATTTGCGCAAGAACGTGCGCCTGATAGTCGATAGCGAGCCACGCGATCAGCTCGTCACGCTTCCGGTGATTCGTATCCGCCGCAGCTCCGCCGGAGGCTTTGAATACGACCCCTCGTTTGTCCCGCCCACCGCCTCCATCGAAGCCAGTCCAGCCATCTACCAGCAATTGCGTCGATTGCTCGACATGCTTCAGGCCAAAGTCAATTCCCTCTATGGCTTTCACCGTGAGCCGAGCAAAAACATCATCGAGTTCCGCTCAGGTGATGTAGCCTCGTTCTGGCTGCTGCATACCGCCAACGCGGCCTTCGCCACACTTTCGCACCTGTTTCGCCAGCCGGCATTGCATCCCGAGCGGCTGTTCCAAGAGTTGCTCGGACTTGCCGGCAGCCTCATGACCTTTACCAAGGCACATACGCTGGCGGATCTGCCGACCTATATGCATGACAACCCTGGCCCGGGTTTCGCCGCCCTCGACAGTCTTTTGCGTGAGCTGCTCGACACGGTTATTTCGACGCGTTACTTCGCCATTGCCCTCACCGAAACCCGGCGGTCGTTTCACGTTGGTCATCTCGACTCCGGAAAGATCGACGACAAGACCTCGTTCTACATCAGTGCGACATCCAGCATGCCTGCGGCAGAACTGGTCGAGGCCATCCCCATGCGCCTGAAAGTTGGTGCACCAGACGACGTTGACAAATTTGTGCTCTCTGCCATGCCTGGTGTGCGGCTGGGCTACACGCCCCAGGTGCCTCCGGCCATTCCAGTCCAGCCTGGCGCCTGCTACTTTTTGCTCGATAGCCGCAATCCTCTGTATGAGCGCATGCTGCAGGCCCAAAGCGTGGCCATCTACACGCCCAACGGCATTCCTGACCTCCGTATCGAACTCATTGCCGTCACATCATGA
- the tssJ gene encoding type VI secretion system lipoprotein TssJ, whose translation MKPVTHFIALTIITLLLPGCASPVAAIGSAALQIMGVGKPEVPEEQKPPRQMKLQLQAGANLNADEKQQAQAAVVRIYHLKDANAFWLVPYDTFVLPDRDRAALGSSLVSVQEITLSPGQTYNVIEKVPQQAKYVGIVTLFYAPAPQRWRIAFDAEKSEKDGILVGIHACAMTATRGSIQSSQAPEQTTQTKAPQWGSLVSINCPAAS comes from the coding sequence ATGAAGCCAGTCACACATTTCATTGCATTAACAATAATTACACTTCTGCTTCCTGGGTGTGCATCTCCTGTCGCCGCCATTGGCAGTGCAGCCCTTCAGATCATGGGGGTTGGGAAACCCGAAGTCCCCGAAGAGCAAAAGCCCCCTCGTCAAATGAAGTTACAACTTCAGGCGGGGGCTAATCTCAATGCAGATGAGAAGCAGCAGGCGCAAGCAGCTGTGGTGCGCATATACCACCTCAAAGATGCCAATGCATTCTGGCTCGTGCCGTATGACACTTTTGTCCTGCCTGATCGAGACCGTGCTGCGCTCGGGAGCAGTCTGGTTTCTGTACAGGAAATCACTTTATCTCCTGGGCAAACTTACAACGTAATTGAAAAAGTTCCCCAGCAAGCCAAATACGTGGGCATCGTCACATTGTTTTATGCACCTGCACCACAGCGCTGGCGCATTGCCTTTGATGCAGAAAAATCGGAGAAAGACGGAATTTTGGTTGGCATTCATGCCTGCGCCATGACTGCTACGCGCGGCAGCATCCAGTCATCCCAAGCGCCTGAACAAACTACACAAACAAAAGCGCCCCAATGGGGCAGCCTTGTATCCATTAACTGCCCAGCGGCTTCCTGA
- a CDS encoding tetratricopeptide repeat protein: protein MSLTLYREYFRYMYLFENSEMKMFFSQKYCLALVLVGAGFLTGCATANRGSGGAEDYARRMTDAEALLVAGKQDAAVISYEKIAEDNPSQGVPWSKIAQIKFAQGHYSQAIVAAEETLRRDPSSREAKSVTAVGGLRLAVRSLEDLRNDAALAGDAKVDAVKLALMLRETLGEPVLEPKSKAPVRKSPSPQRSPKSATESQATPAANSAPAAAPVPAPSRGNNPFGSLK, encoded by the coding sequence ATGAGTTTGACTCTCTATAGAGAGTATTTTAGGTATATGTATTTGTTTGAAAATAGTGAGATGAAAATGTTTTTTTCGCAAAAATACTGTCTGGCTTTAGTGTTGGTTGGTGCAGGATTTTTAACAGGTTGTGCGACAGCGAATCGAGGGTCTGGAGGGGCTGAAGATTATGCGAGGCGTATGACGGATGCCGAGGCTTTACTCGTTGCAGGCAAGCAGGATGCGGCTGTTATCTCCTATGAAAAAATTGCAGAGGATAATCCCTCTCAAGGTGTTCCATGGTCCAAGATTGCACAAATAAAATTCGCGCAAGGGCATTACAGCCAGGCAATCGTTGCTGCAGAGGAAACATTGCGACGTGACCCGTCAAGTAGAGAGGCTAAAAGCGTTACGGCTGTTGGCGGTTTAAGGTTGGCTGTGCGCTCGTTGGAAGACCTGCGCAATGATGCCGCTCTGGCCGGTGATGCCAAAGTCGATGCCGTAAAGCTTGCTCTCATGCTGCGTGAGACGCTGGGCGAGCCTGTCTTGGAGCCCAAAAGCAAAGCTCCAGTGCGCAAATCTCCCTCTCCTCAGCGTTCACCTAAGTCTGCGACGGAAAGCCAAGCAACCCCTGCTGCAAATTCAGCACCTGCTGCAGCACCGGTACCGGCACCAAGTCGCGGAAATAATCCGTTTGGATCATTGAAGTAA
- the tssB gene encoding type VI secretion system contractile sheath small subunit encodes MATKKQSIQKRLQKVRPPRVQLTYDVELGDAIEKKELPFVVGVVADLAGQSEKELPKLKERNFVNIDRDNIDDVMKGIAPRAAFKVPNKLDESRGGSIAVDLSFASMDDFSPEAVVSQVEPLRKLLEARSKLADLRNKLAGNDKLEELLADVLGNTEALQRLSSVKIRDE; translated from the coding sequence ATGGCAACGAAAAAACAAAGCATACAAAAAAGACTGCAAAAGGTCCGTCCGCCGCGGGTGCAGTTGACCTATGACGTGGAGTTGGGTGACGCTATTGAGAAAAAGGAGTTACCTTTCGTTGTGGGGGTCGTTGCAGATCTGGCAGGGCAGTCTGAAAAGGAACTTCCAAAACTTAAGGAGCGTAATTTCGTCAATATTGATAGAGATAATATTGATGATGTAATGAAGGGGATCGCTCCACGCGCCGCATTTAAGGTTCCGAACAAGCTTGATGAGTCACGTGGTGGCTCTATTGCGGTCGACTTATCGTTTGCTTCAATGGATGACTTCTCACCTGAAGCTGTAGTGTCGCAAGTTGAACCTCTACGCAAACTTTTGGAAGCGCGCTCCAAGTTGGCAGACCTTCGGAACAAGCTTGCAGGTAATGACAAGCTCGAAGAATTGCTAGCAGATGTTCTTGGTAATACTGAGGCACTGCAACGGCTGAGTTCTGTCAAGATACGAGATGAGTAA
- the tssC gene encoding type VI secretion system contractile sheath large subunit, whose amino-acid sequence MINQTAVTAPSQIEEAAEIDLLDQIVEQSKVAKSNAEHARARDIVGELVAQVLDGSMLLSDNLSATLDARVAELDQLISAQLSAVMHAPEFQKLESTWRGLDYLCKESNTSAMLKIRVMHATKRDLVRDFKSAIEFDQSAMFKKVYEEEFGTFGGAPFGTLIGDYEITRQPEDMYFLEQMSHVAAAAHAPFISSASPELLGLESFSDLGRPRDMAKVFDTVEYAKWKSFRESEDSRYVGLTLPRYLGRLPYDPKEGTVVDSFNFVEDVDGTDHSKYLWCNAAWAFATRLTTAFDEFGWCAAIRGVEGGGLVEDLPTHTFKTDQGEIALKCPTEIAITDRREKELSDLGFIPLVHCKNTDYAAFFGAQSGQKPKKYNTDSANANAVLSAQLQYIFSVSRVAHYLKAMMRDKIGSFASAQNVETFLNRWVSQYVLLDDNATQEQKAQLPLREASIQVAEVPGKPGVYRSVAFLRPHFQLDELSISLRLVADLPKAAG is encoded by the coding sequence ATGATTAATCAAACGGCAGTCACCGCTCCATCGCAGATAGAAGAAGCAGCTGAAATTGATTTGCTTGACCAAATTGTTGAGCAGAGCAAAGTCGCAAAATCAAATGCCGAGCATGCGAGAGCACGGGATATCGTGGGGGAACTTGTTGCGCAGGTCCTTGATGGGAGCATGTTGCTTTCCGATAACCTCTCGGCTACGTTGGATGCCCGCGTGGCAGAGCTGGATCAGCTGATATCAGCACAGCTCAGTGCGGTAATGCACGCACCTGAGTTCCAGAAGCTGGAGAGTACTTGGCGTGGGCTGGACTATCTGTGCAAGGAGTCCAATACCAGTGCAATGCTAAAAATCAGGGTGATGCATGCAACCAAGCGCGATTTGGTACGCGACTTCAAATCCGCTATCGAATTTGATCAAAGCGCAATGTTTAAGAAGGTTTATGAGGAAGAGTTCGGGACTTTTGGTGGTGCACCTTTTGGTACTTTGATCGGTGATTATGAAATCACTCGTCAGCCAGAGGATATGTATTTTCTTGAGCAGATGTCACATGTTGCCGCCGCTGCTCACGCTCCATTTATTAGCTCTGCATCCCCCGAACTTTTAGGCTTGGAAAGCTTTTCGGACCTAGGCCGTCCAAGGGATATGGCCAAAGTCTTTGATACAGTCGAATACGCTAAATGGAAGTCGTTCCGTGAATCAGAAGATTCCCGCTACGTGGGCCTGACCTTGCCGCGTTACTTGGGCCGTCTTCCGTATGATCCTAAAGAGGGTACGGTGGTTGATAGCTTCAACTTTGTTGAAGACGTTGACGGAACCGATCATTCGAAATACCTGTGGTGCAACGCAGCCTGGGCATTTGCCACACGATTGACAACAGCATTTGATGAATTTGGGTGGTGTGCAGCTATACGTGGTGTCGAGGGCGGGGGGTTAGTGGAAGATCTGCCGACCCACACATTCAAGACTGATCAAGGTGAGATTGCACTCAAATGTCCAACAGAGATAGCAATTACTGATCGTCGCGAAAAAGAGCTTAGCGATCTAGGCTTTATCCCTTTGGTGCATTGTAAAAATACTGACTATGCAGCCTTCTTTGGCGCTCAGTCAGGACAGAAGCCTAAAAAATACAACACAGATAGTGCAAATGCTAATGCGGTACTTTCTGCTCAGCTTCAATATATTTTCTCTGTATCTCGTGTCGCGCATTATTTAAAAGCCATGATGCGAGATAAGATAGGGAGCTTTGCTTCGGCACAAAATGTAGAAACCTTCCTGAATCGTTGGGTTTCTCAGTATGTTCTACTTGATGATAATGCAACGCAAGAACAAAAAGCCCAGCTTCCATTACGAGAAGCATCTATTCAGGTAGCAGAAGTTCCTGGGAAACCTGGCGTTTATCGTTCAGTAGCATTTTTGCGTCCCCATTTCCAACTTGATGAGCTATCAATTTCTTTGCGACTGGTCGCCGATCTGCCCAAGGCGGCAGGATAA
- a CDS encoding Hcp family type VI secretion system effector — protein MKDIYVKFSGPNINGESQDKDHKDWTEVDTWSHKIVQPRSATASTSGGHTAERCEHGEMIFSKAMDVVSPLLYQHASGGTTFDEVAIEFYRADGEGKRVRYLEIKLKYVLIASVNPSVASEGVPTESFSLKYAAVQWTYTQQKIAGNQSGNSKGAWSLTKNDKTYTV, from the coding sequence ATGAAGGATATCTACGTTAAATTCAGTGGCCCCAATATCAATGGTGAATCTCAGGATAAGGATCACAAGGATTGGACTGAGGTAGATACTTGGTCTCATAAGATCGTCCAGCCCCGTTCAGCTACGGCATCGACTTCAGGAGGCCATACAGCTGAGCGTTGTGAGCATGGCGAGATGATTTTCTCTAAGGCTATGGATGTTGTTAGTCCACTGCTTTATCAGCATGCATCGGGAGGCACTACATTTGATGAAGTTGCCATTGAGTTTTATCGCGCTGATGGTGAGGGAAAGCGTGTGCGCTATTTGGAGATCAAGCTCAAGTACGTGTTGATCGCTAGCGTGAACCCATCTGTCGCATCTGAAGGGGTCCCGACTGAGAGTTTTTCATTGAAGTATGCCGCTGTTCAATGGACTTATACCCAGCAAAAAATCGCGGGCAACCAGAGTGGTAACTCCAAGGGGGCATGGAGTCTGACGAAGAACGACAAGACTTATACGGTGTAA
- the tssE gene encoding type VI secretion system baseplate subunit TssE, whose amino-acid sequence MNGFEPGLFDKLFDDELSLSTAMLRRMSAEEMKGVVAHDLESLLNARISLSEADLELYPQCSRSVLTYGLNDFAGMSLVSHYDRVYICNSLQNAIARHESRLRQVEVSLVGKRRAGSSALCFNISAVLMLPGIREPVNFDAMLQPTTLQYSVSKARPQPVPY is encoded by the coding sequence ATGAATGGATTTGAACCAGGATTATTTGACAAACTCTTCGATGACGAGCTGAGTTTATCAACAGCTATGCTGAGAAGAATGTCGGCGGAAGAAATGAAGGGCGTTGTTGCACATGACCTAGAGTCATTGCTGAATGCCCGTATCTCTTTAAGTGAGGCTGATCTTGAGCTGTATCCCCAGTGCAGTCGATCTGTTTTAACATATGGTCTCAATGATTTTGCCGGCATGAGCCTCGTCAGCCACTACGATCGTGTTTATATCTGTAATTCATTACAGAACGCAATCGCACGGCATGAGAGTCGGCTGCGCCAAGTGGAAGTTTCGCTGGTTGGGAAACGACGTGCTGGAAGTAGCGCTTTGTGTTTCAATATTTCAGCTGTGCTGATGTTGCCGGGGATACGTGAGCCAGTCAATTTTGACGCCATGCTGCAGCCAACCACTCTTCAATATTCGGTGTCCAAGGCTAGGCCACAGCCTGTGCCTTATTGA
- the tssF gene encoding type VI secretion system baseplate subunit TssF, with translation MQDLLPFYERELAFLRKQSQVFAASYPKIAARLTISQDGSEDPHVERLIQSFALLSARISKKLDDDYPEFTEALLDALYPQYLKPFPSCSIAQFSLPSGANPSQPTILPRHTELLSNAVRGVPCRFRTAYEVVLSPMKVTAARYQPLAVGSSNIVLPRQATSCLSLTIGAGEGGWSVAKQDRLRVFVDAETSLASLLMDALLGHICAAYVAPEASERWIELEKIPLQPVGFGEDELLVPQAGSTHPALGLLAEHFAFPEKFYFFDIDIAELRRSLPTGNAAVLHLVFRDLRAGSHASQMLEEVGVQHFQTGCSPVVNLFEKLGDPIRLTHASGSYPVLADGRNATAYEVYSIDSVKLVRQSAQGDTVVSFQPFYSLKHGQTPQRNAHYWLMRRNAELAERSPGYEAEISIIDTDFNPLVTQSETLSLALTCTNRDLPALLSFGKANGDLFVEGNSQASRIRLLRRPSAALRPRRGKSMHWRLVSHLALSHQSLVDGDAAALRELLYLYDWRRSSVSSQQIESIVGITHRQSMQWLPGQPFATFVRGVEVHLRVDEARFVGSSLQVFVAVLDRFFGLYVNLNSFTQLVVFSALQEEKELARCQPRSGDSTLL, from the coding sequence ATGCAAGATTTGCTGCCATTTTATGAACGCGAGCTGGCGTTCTTGCGTAAGCAATCTCAGGTCTTCGCAGCCAGTTACCCGAAGATCGCAGCCCGTCTAACCATCTCTCAAGACGGTAGTGAGGATCCACATGTTGAGCGGCTCATTCAATCGTTTGCTCTGTTGAGCGCGCGTATCAGCAAGAAGCTTGACGATGATTATCCCGAATTCACAGAGGCGCTGCTTGATGCTCTGTATCCGCAGTATCTGAAGCCTTTTCCAAGCTGTTCTATCGCGCAGTTTAGTTTGCCCTCAGGTGCAAATCCTAGCCAGCCAACGATATTACCGCGTCATACGGAGCTGTTGTCGAATGCCGTGCGCGGGGTGCCTTGTCGTTTTCGCACTGCGTATGAAGTGGTCCTATCTCCGATGAAGGTGACTGCCGCTCGCTATCAACCTCTGGCAGTAGGTAGCTCCAATATCGTGCTGCCACGACAAGCGACCTCCTGTCTTTCGCTCACTATCGGTGCTGGTGAAGGTGGTTGGTCTGTGGCTAAGCAAGATAGGCTACGTGTTTTCGTGGATGCTGAGACATCGCTGGCTTCCTTGTTGATGGATGCACTGCTGGGCCATATTTGCGCAGCATATGTTGCACCAGAGGCTTCTGAGCGCTGGATTGAGCTGGAAAAAATTCCATTGCAGCCGGTCGGCTTTGGCGAGGATGAGCTGTTGGTGCCACAAGCAGGCTCGACACACCCCGCGTTGGGCCTGCTTGCGGAGCATTTCGCCTTCCCAGAAAAGTTTTACTTTTTCGATATTGATATCGCGGAGCTGAGACGCAGCCTGCCTACAGGGAACGCAGCGGTGCTGCACTTGGTATTCCGAGACTTGCGCGCGGGCTCTCATGCATCGCAAATGTTGGAAGAGGTTGGCGTTCAGCATTTCCAAACGGGTTGCAGTCCAGTTGTCAATTTATTTGAGAAGCTGGGCGACCCCATCCGCCTGACGCATGCCAGCGGCTCTTATCCAGTTTTGGCTGATGGCCGCAATGCGACCGCCTACGAGGTCTACAGCATTGACAGCGTCAAACTTGTGCGCCAGAGCGCACAAGGCGATACGGTGGTGTCATTTCAGCCCTTTTACTCGCTCAAACATGGTCAGACGCCACAGCGAAATGCGCATTACTGGCTGATGCGGCGCAATGCTGAACTGGCAGAGCGTAGCCCTGGCTATGAAGCCGAGATATCCATCATTGATACAGACTTCAATCCATTGGTCACACAAAGCGAGACCTTGAGTCTGGCGCTGACCTGCACCAACCGCGATTTGCCCGCGCTGCTGTCGTTTGGGAAAGCAAATGGGGACTTGTTCGTGGAAGGTAATTCGCAGGCCAGTCGCATTCGGCTGCTGCGTCGTCCCAGTGCAGCGCTACGGCCCCGGCGCGGCAAAAGTATGCATTGGCGACTTGTGTCCCATCTTGCCCTCAGCCATCAGTCATTGGTCGATGGCGATGCTGCTGCACTGCGCGAGCTGTTGTACCTCTATGACTGGCGACGCTCTTCGGTGTCGTCCCAGCAGATTGAAAGCATTGTCGGTATTACGCACCGACAAAGCATGCAGTGGCTGCCTGGCCAGCCTTTTGCAACCTTTGTGCGCGGCGTAGAGGTGCATCTGCGGGTTGATGAGGCGCGCTTTGTCGGTAGCAGCCTGCAGGTATTTGTCGCAGTGCTTGACCGGTTTTTCGGGCTCTACGTCAATCTCAACAGCTTCACACAGCTGGTGGTGTTCTCTGCTCTGCAGGAAGAAAAGGAGCTGGCACGATGCCAACCCCGCAGCGGCGACTCGACCCTCCTGTAG
- the tssG gene encoding type VI secretion system baseplate subunit TssG: MPTPQRRLDPPVAQRLHTQFYRFEFFQAVKLLEQLLLRQGLSMREVADRISFANSTSLAFPASEIEALRMQDEEGRWLGEQVDWQGVRIGAVQITPAFFSLLGAHGALPSGYTEQLLQRESQSKERAASAFLDIFVQRALRHFYRAWRKYRLPLCDEQPGRSAYLQALVWLGGGGRRLEDIAQPYAVDHVFDETLGHYAAAGRQRPLSAAYLQRILCTHFDCNIRVEQFAGKWYQVPERQRSALGAGQAVLGRTALVGQRVWQRDLRVRLWIGPLDRSAFDAFYPGQPCSRALARLLKALAGVTYEYEVRLILDRRAIGLLSLESKGDARLGWNCFLCGSGRSDVDRSDAVYELEVLP; the protein is encoded by the coding sequence ATGCCAACCCCGCAGCGGCGACTCGACCCTCCTGTAGCGCAGCGGCTGCATACGCAGTTTTATCGCTTCGAATTTTTCCAGGCTGTAAAGCTGTTGGAGCAATTGTTGTTGCGCCAGGGCTTGTCGATGCGCGAAGTGGCTGACCGGATTTCCTTTGCGAACTCCACATCGCTGGCTTTTCCTGCCAGCGAGATTGAAGCGCTGCGCATGCAAGACGAGGAGGGCCGCTGGCTGGGTGAGCAGGTCGATTGGCAGGGTGTGCGGATTGGTGCTGTGCAAATCACCCCCGCTTTTTTTAGTTTGCTGGGTGCCCATGGTGCCTTGCCTTCTGGCTATACCGAGCAATTACTGCAGCGTGAGTCGCAAAGCAAAGAACGTGCAGCCAGTGCCTTTTTGGACATCTTTGTCCAGCGTGCGCTGCGTCATTTCTACCGCGCTTGGCGCAAATACCGGCTGCCTTTGTGTGATGAGCAGCCTGGCCGCAGTGCGTATCTACAAGCGCTGGTTTGGCTCGGGGGTGGAGGGCGCAGGCTGGAGGACATCGCACAGCCCTATGCGGTTGACCATGTCTTCGATGAGACGCTGGGCCACTATGCCGCAGCAGGGCGCCAGCGGCCATTGTCTGCTGCATATCTGCAGCGCATCTTGTGCACACATTTTGATTGCAACATCCGTGTCGAGCAGTTTGCTGGCAAGTGGTATCAGGTTCCGGAGCGCCAGCGTTCAGCGCTTGGTGCAGGCCAGGCGGTATTGGGACGTACAGCGCTGGTAGGGCAGCGGGTATGGCAAAGAGACCTGCGCGTACGCCTCTGGATTGGTCCTTTGGACAGGTCCGCGTTTGATGCCTTCTATCCCGGACAGCCATGTTCCCGGGCTTTAGCGCGTTTGCTCAAGGCGCTAGCTGGCGTGACCTATGAATACGAAGTGCGGCTGATCTTGGACCGACGTGCTATTGGCCTGCTGAGTCTGGAGTCAAAGGGTGATGCCAGGCTGGGCTGGAACTGTTTTCTCTGTGGATCGGGGCGCAGCGATGTTGACCGCAGCGATGCCGTGTACGAGCTCGAAGTCCTGCCATGA